GTTCGTCGCGTTAATCCTGCTCGCGGGACTCGCGAGCATTCCCGACAACCTCTACGAGGCCGCGCGTATCGACGGCGCATCAAAAGTCAAGCAGTTCTGGTACGTGACCCTCCCCCTGTTGAAACCGGTCATCCTGGTCGCCTTGATCTTCCGGACACTGCCGGCGTTCCAGGCGTTCGGACTCCCTTACGGGCTGACCGGTGGCGGCCCCGGCGAATCGACGACGACGCTGGTGCTGTGGGCCCACAGCCAAACGTTCACTCGATTCGAGTTCGGGGAAGGAGCCGCCGCCGCAACGATCATCACGCTCGTCGCGATGGTGATCTGCCTGATCTACGTCATGACCCTGTACGAACCGGAGGTACGCTAACATGAGTTCCAAAACCCACGATCCGACGAGTTCCGTCGCCGACGACCAGTCCGTGTTCGATCGGTTCGACCCACACCGAGTCGGCGAACAGTTGGGCTTCTACGGCTCGGTCGTCCTGCTGTGTCTGGTCTCGTTCTTCCCGATCATCTGGATCTTCCTGACGTCGATCAAACCGTCGACGGAAATCATCCAGTTTCCCGTGCAGTATCTGCCATCCGAGGTCACTCTGGATAACTACGTCATGGCTCTTCAGCAGGCCCCGTTCCTCCGCTACCTCATCAACAGCTTCATCGTGGCCTCAGGAACCGCAATCCTCTGCGTCGTTCTCGGATCGATGGCCGGATACGCACTCTCTCGCCTCGATTTCCGCTTCAAACTCCACGTGCTGATGATCGTCCTCGTCTCGGCCATGCTGCCGTTTTTCGGTCGACTGATTCCGCTGTTCGATCTGGCGCGATCGACCGGCTTCCTCAACAGCTACCTCGGACTCATCATCCCCTACTCGGCGTTCCAGTTGCCGTTCGCGATCTGGATCTTTCAGGCGTACTTCAAGGAACTCCCCGATTCACTCGAAGAGGCGGGCCTGATCGACGGCCTTTCACACATCGGCGTGCTGTTCAGGATCATCCTCCCGGTCTCCGCGCCGGCGATGGCGACGACGGCGATCATCGTCTTCATTTACGCGTGGAACGAGTTCCTGTTCGCCCTGACATTCATGACCGAAGATTCGATGCGAACGATCACGGTCGGAATCGCGCTCTACCAAGGCGAGTACACTTACCCGTGGGCGACAATCTCCGCGGCGGTGTTCATGTCGATCGTGCCGCTGCTCCTGCTGATGCTGTTCTTCCAGCGCAAGATCGTGGAAGGGCTGACCGCCGGCGTCGGCAAAGCCTGAGAACGACCCGTTTTCTGGCCGAACCGACGGCGTTTCCCATTTCTTGCGCGAGTTTCCCTTCGAGACGTCTCGTCCTGTCAGGACACGATCTGCTTCGGTAGAGAAGGACGGTCGGAGACCGCAGAATTCGAGCGCCGATCTACACGTCGTTGACCAGGTTCGCGGGCCGGTCGCCGAGCAGCGCCGCACGGACGTTTTCCGCGGCTTTCCGGCGCCGCTCCGCGTTCGCCTCCTCGGAGTACCAGGCGACGTGTGGCGTCGCGACGACGCGATCGTGGGTCCGCAACGGATCGTCCGCCACCGGCGGTTCGTCCGGGAAGACGTCGAGGCCAGCACCCGCGATCTCGCCCGCGTCGAGGGCGGCGAGGAGCGCGTCGGCGTCGACGATCGGTCCGCGCGCAACGTTCACCAGCACCGCCGACTCCCGCATTCGCGCGAACGCGTCGGCGTCGAACAGGTCGCGCGTCTCCGGCGTCAGCGGCGAGTGGATCGTCACGGCGTCGGCCCGCTTGAGCAGTGTCTCGAACGCGACGAGTTCGGCCCCGTGGTCGGCGGCCGTCTCTTCGTCGATGAACGGATCGCTCGTGACGAGATCGAACCCGAGGGCGGCGGCGCGGTCGGCGACCGCCCGCCCGATCGCTCCGAAGCCGACGATTCCGAGCGTCTGCGTCGAGAGCCGGCGGATCGGCGTCGCGACGTCGCGCTCCCACTCGCCCGCGGTGACCGACTCCGTGTACCGGGTGACGCCCCGGTACAGCGAGAGCAACAGCGAGAGCGCGTGGGTCGCCACCTCCTCCTGGCAGTAATCAGGGACGTTAGTCACGTAGAGGCCGCGCTCGGTCGCCGCCTCGAGGTCGACGTTGTCGACGCCGATCCCGTACCGTGCGACGATCCGGCAATCGTCCATCCGCTCGATGAGCGTACGATCGATGTCGTAGCGGAGGTTCAATACGGCGTCGGCGTCGATCAGGTACTCGTCGACGTTCGCGTCGACGTCGACGTCGCCCCCGGCGTCGCGTACGTCGGCGACGTCGTCTAAGACCTCCCGTTCGATGTCGAGGGTGTCGAAATCGTGGTCGCTCACCACGACGGTGTGTGTAGGCATACACCACCACGTGGAGCGAAACGATCAAAAAAGGTACCGATCGGCCCGGCCGGTCAGACGATCAGTTCGGAGCCATCGGTGAGGTACTCCGCGGCCAGTTCGCGGTCGATCTCGACGCCGAGGCCGGGTCCTTCTGGGACCTCGATGTACCCGTCTTCGAGGATCGGGCCTCGCTCGCCGGTGCGCACGGCGAACTCGTTCCACCACGGCACGTCCCTGGAGTGCCACTCCATACAGAGGAAGTTCGGAATCGCCGCCGAGAGGTGCGCGCCGGCGACGGTGCCGATCGGACTCGAGATGTTGTGCGAGGCGATCGGGATGCCGTAAAGGTCGCAGATCGTCGCGATCTTTTTCATCTCTCCGAGACCGCCGCACTTGTTGACGTCCGGAGCGGCGATGTCCATCGCCCCCTCGCGGGCATATTTGTTGAACTGGGCGGGCGTGACGAGGTTCTCGCCGGTGAGTACGGGGAGATCGAGGGCTTCGGTCACGCGGCGCTGGACGTCGAGTTTCTCCGGCGGCACCGGGTCCTCGAGCCACGCGAGATCGAACCGCTCGAGTTTCTTCCCTAGGCGGATGGCGGTCTCTTTCGTGAAGTTCCAGTGGAGGTCCATCCCGAGGTCGATATCGTAGCCGATCTCGTCACGGACGGCCTCGACGAGTTGCACCTTGTGTTCGAGCGCCGCGTTGTCCATCCGGCGGTTGGCTTCGTCGTACTCGGCGTGGGTCGGTACGTCGAGGTCGAACTTGAGCGCCTCGAACCCCTCGTCGACTACCTCGCGGGCCGCGCGGGCGTACGATTCGGGCGTATAGACCTCCCTAGGGTCGTGCGCCTCGGCTTCGCCCAGCGACTCGCCGCCGTGGGTGTCGCAGTAGATCTTGATCTCGTCGCGGTACTTCCCGCCGAGGAGTTCGTAGACGGGAACGTCGAATACCTTCCCTTTGATGTCGTAACAGGCGGTCTCGATCGCCGTGAACGCCGCCTGGCCGATCCGGCCACAGCCCGTATAGCGCTGGTTGAGCAACTCGACGATCCGATCGGTGTCGAGCGGGTTCTCGCCGACCAGGTCGACGTCCATCCGACCGGCCATGTCGAGGGCGGCCTCTGCTCGGAACGTTTCGCCGAGCCCGTAGTGTTCGGTGTTCGTTTCCACCTTGACGATCCCCCAGGTGAAGTTGCCCGCGATCGCCATGGTCTTGATGTCGGTAATTTCGACGTCCCGCTCGGGTGGTCGGTGGGTCTCCTCGAGGCCCATATCCCGCCACGGCACGCCGCCGCCCTGCGGAATCCGGTAATCTGGCTCGTCTTCCATAAGTACACTCGCCAAGAGAGAGAATAGCATTATAATGATTGTGGT
The nucleotide sequence above comes from Halosolutus halophilus. Encoded proteins:
- a CDS encoding carbohydrate ABC transporter permease, translated to MSSKTHDPTSSVADDQSVFDRFDPHRVGEQLGFYGSVVLLCLVSFFPIIWIFLTSIKPSTEIIQFPVQYLPSEVTLDNYVMALQQAPFLRYLINSFIVASGTAILCVVLGSMAGYALSRLDFRFKLHVLMIVLVSAMLPFFGRLIPLFDLARSTGFLNSYLGLIIPYSAFQLPFAIWIFQAYFKELPDSLEEAGLIDGLSHIGVLFRIILPVSAPAMATTAIIVFIYAWNEFLFALTFMTEDSMRTITVGIALYQGEYTYPWATISAAVFMSIVPLLLLMLFFQRKIVEGLTAGVGKA
- a CDS encoding C-terminal binding protein; translated protein: MPTHTVVVSDHDFDTLDIEREVLDDVADVRDAGGDVDVDANVDEYLIDADAVLNLRYDIDRTLIERMDDCRIVARYGIGVDNVDLEAATERGLYVTNVPDYCQEEVATHALSLLLSLYRGVTRYTESVTAGEWERDVATPIRRLSTQTLGIVGFGAIGRAVADRAAALGFDLVTSDPFIDEETAADHGAELVAFETLLKRADAVTIHSPLTPETRDLFDADAFARMRESAVLVNVARGPIVDADALLAALDAGEIAGAGLDVFPDEPPVADDPLRTHDRVVATPHVAWYSEEANAERRRKAAENVRAALLGDRPANLVNDV
- a CDS encoding mandelate racemase/muconate lactonizing enzyme family protein; amino-acid sequence: MEDEPDYRIPQGGGVPWRDMGLEETHRPPERDVEITDIKTMAIAGNFTWGIVKVETNTEHYGLGETFRAEAALDMAGRMDVDLVGENPLDTDRIVELLNQRYTGCGRIGQAAFTAIETACYDIKGKVFDVPVYELLGGKYRDEIKIYCDTHGGESLGEAEAHDPREVYTPESYARAAREVVDEGFEALKFDLDVPTHAEYDEANRRMDNAALEHKVQLVEAVRDEIGYDIDLGMDLHWNFTKETAIRLGKKLERFDLAWLEDPVPPEKLDVQRRVTEALDLPVLTGENLVTPAQFNKYAREGAMDIAAPDVNKCGGLGEMKKIATICDLYGIPIASHNISSPIGTVAGAHLSAAIPNFLCMEWHSRDVPWWNEFAVRTGERGPILEDGYIEVPEGPGLGVEIDRELAAEYLTDGSELIV